One genomic window of Corticium candelabrum chromosome 9, ooCorCand1.1, whole genome shotgun sequence includes the following:
- the LOC134184852 gene encoding MFS-type transporter SLC18B1-like, whose translation MAREQVVETSCERASLLDATSDQHRLSSELAPKRTWPWKRIVLLLAVMIIRTVIAMSATVLTPFYPQVTYKWNKKEEASKFTGYLLGGVLMLNVVSGVFVGQWGIQQIGSKFWVVNGLFLSGGCAFLFSALHYASTWDHFYGLSIAVGLVWGFGGGGTDVAAVAIGTTRFRKHIGLTVGALEMGLALGITIGPFLGGVLYQTGGFMLPLIVIGILTWSLAVVSFIFLPANGKTNRRPSSRSRSESTLSMELAKETLVSVASLFKNIWIVFTCLTVFFINSVRGLLAAALGAFLDQQYQLSPENIGFFFMVAAGTNALFAAPSGKLADKIGPRWCIHFGILLVGGGCFIMVFGDSTGMEFGAMVVIGAGCGLALGTALAHISKECLEPGVARSEQLMGLLTGILAFFSAFGLVTGSVAGGLLSTEFGFRTAGLIWACCCSGWGVLYCLAHVFCSFRSSSRCYKDRIIDE comes from the coding sequence ATGGCAAGAGAGCAAGTGGTAGAGACGAGTTGTGAAAGGGCTTCTCTTCTTGATGCAACGTCTGATCAGCACCGACTGTCGTCGGAGCTAGCTCCCAAACGAACATGGCCGTGGAAGAGAATTGTTTTGCTATTAGCGGTGATGATTATTCGCACAGTAATCGCGATGTCTGCTACCGTTCTTACACCGTTCTATCCGCAAGTCACATACAAATGGAATAAGAAAGAAGAAGCTAGCAAATTCACTGGTTATCTGCTCGGAGGTGTTTTGATGTTGAACGTTGTGTCGGGTGTTTTTGTCGGTCAGTGGGGAATTCAGCAAATCGGATCTAAATTTTGGGTAGTCAATGGTCTCTTTCTCTCCGGGGGATGTGCATTCCTGTTCAGTGCTTTGCACTATGCGTCTACGTGGGATCATTTTTACGGCTTGTCCATTGCTGTGGGACTTGTCTGGGGATTTGGCGGAGGAGGGACAGACGTGGCTGCGGTGGCAATCGGCACAACACGCTTTCGTAAACACATTGGTTTGACAGTTGGTGCTCTGGAAATGGGACTGGCATTGGGTATTACTATTGGACCTTTCCTTGGAGGAGTTCTTTATCAGACAGGTGGATTTATGCTCCCTCTTATAGTTATTGGAATTCTGACATGGAGCCTGGCTGTGGTGTctttcattttcttgcctgCAAATGGAAAGACAAATAGGCGACCGTCAAGCAGAAGTAGATCTGAATCGACTTTGAGTATGGAGTTAGCTAAGGAGACGCTAGTGTCAGTGGCCTCGCTATTCAAGAATATCTGGATTGTTTTCACATGTCTGACGGTATTTTTTATCAACAGTGTGAGAGGTCTGCTGGCCGCCGCACTCGGTGCATTTCTGGATCAGCAATACCAGTTGTCTCCAGAAAATATCGGATTCTTTTTCATGGTTGCAGCTGGTACTAATGCATTGTTTGCAGCTCCATCTGGGAAGCTGGCAGACAAGATTGGACCTCGGTGGTGTATTCACTTTGGTATACTCTTAGTGGGTGGGGGATGTTTTATTATGGTATTTGGTGATTCCACGGGTATGGAATTTGGAGCTATGGTTGTTATTGGTGCTGGGTGCGGTTTGGCACTAGGAACTGCTCTAGCTCATATCTCGAAAGAATGTCTAGAACCAGGAGTTGCGAGGTCAGAACAATTAATGGGTCTTCTCACTGGGATTTTAGCGTTCTTCTCTGCATTTGGTCTTGTAACTGGAAGTGTTGCCGGTGGTTTGTTGTCTACAGAATTTGGGTTTCGAACAGCTGGTTTGATTTGGGCATGTTGTTGTTCAGGGTGGGGTGTTTTGTATTGTCTTGCACATGTCTTCTGCTCGTTTCGTAGCTCTAGCCGCTGCTACAAAGATAGAATTATAGATGAATAA